In Helicoverpa armigera isolate CAAS_96S chromosome 22, ASM3070526v1, whole genome shotgun sequence, the genomic stretch TCCAATCTGTCCATGAGCAGTTCCAGGGTATCAACTGTGACTGCAGGCAGGTTCTGCTTGGTTCTTTGCTTGTTGATGATAGCCAGCCAAGCTGTATCCTCTTCATCCACATCATATTCCACTTCACCATCCAACTCTTCAGCAGACTTCTCTATGAACCGGATGTAGGCGTTCGGACGAGGTGGGGCGTCGCATACTCGCTCATTGTAGTCGTCGACAAGctggaataaataaatttgtttgTCAATTTGTGGTACAAACATGCTGGTTTCTTTAACCTATGTATGCTTTGTTTTGCGATTGGACATCTatactaacaattttttttttcttgtaccctattggctccgaaactacagaaccgattttaaagattctttcactgtaggaaagctacacttttcctgtGTAACTTAGGCTGTATTTGATCCCCTTGCGGGCAGCAGTTCTTACGGGACGCTTATGAAACAACAACTAGCCGTTTTTTGGACGATTATGAAACGATGCTtatgaaaacggctagtaatttatatggagccaaatgtcaaaattctaatCGCAAGTGAACTGATGGAGAGTTAATAGAAATCTACCTTTAAAGCTGTAAAGCTTcaagatattattattgttatgttaGGAAGGTTGATTCAGGGAATATTCTGGATTTTTGTGGATAATTAGTAAGTAACATTTAAATGAGCAATGGAATATAAAGATAAGGACAAAAAATTGATATTGTTTTAGATTCAATGTGGAACTGTCGTTTTAGTCACCGAAAATATAGGATGTACCCAAGATTCTTCTTTTATGCTTTacctcaaaaaataaaatacaaactctTCAATTGCTAAATGCGATTTTCATCTCTACAGTTTCACCAATGGTGTGATGACAGTATAGAAATATTACCTAATTCTGCTTTTGTGTTGTGTAATataacagtaaaacaaaaaatatgaattgacAGGATTTCAGAATCTGCCTCAAGAGACATGATAAcatttaagaataaattaacttaaaaacatGCAAgacattatttatcacaaataTCATAAgactatttgacctcctcaacccagttacccagccaacccaataccctttggtaagactggttgtcagatttactggtttctgactacccgtaacaactgaaaaagatgttcaaatgacagccaggttTATTGTGCCATTTGAAAGGtttatcttggacactaatgactggtgtccaagatacacttgaaaagttgcattgttaCTTGCCCGACCTGGAATGAGACCCACGCTCATATTGAGGACTTGGTTTTATACCCACTAGGACACCACAACACTATATATTTAtagaataaataactttataagtataaCAAAATGCCAACTTCATAATAACAGCAACAATTTGAACagctgattgtaatttttttcaaaatatttttcattcaaatagGCCATGAAACAATGAgtcaaaaagttataaaaagcaaaaatatataaaataaaaatgataacatCTGTACATATTGTGTTTTATCCGTTCTTACGCTTTTGGatgcaattttaaataattaaactgcAGGCTTTTTGGCTCTTTAGGTCTTGTCTGTGATAAAACCAGATAAAATTTCCATATTCTACTCATGTTTGTAAAACTAAGAAGGAATCAAAGAGCTTTTAGATATGTAGAAATTCTTAAATGTTTTCAGTCAGCATTTTTGTCAATAAAAGACTTTATAATTCAGTTATTTAATCATATTCAAACATGATTTATGAATACAACAATAAtgacaaatattattacaaaaatcaatACACCGTACCTTGAAGCTGGCTTCAGGCAATTTCACATGGGGTTCGACGGGAGGCTCCACAAACGGCAGAGGTTTGTCCAGTTCAGCATTCTTCTTTTCCCATTCTTCTAACGACATTATTGGCAGAGGTTGGTCAATGGGGATTCTACTAATTTTGCCATCTATCTCGAATTGGACCACTTTTTGAGCTTCGGCGAATGTTAGAGCCTCTTTCGGTGGACTTTGGAGAGCGATGTCACCGGTTGGCACAGCGGCCCTGCCTCTTCCCTTCTTCCGATGGCTGGCTACCGCTGGCGTCGCCGGGGTCGGGTTGTCGTGATCATAATGAACTAGATGATACTGCAGGCCACATAAACTCTTGTACACCTTGTCACACTTTTCTAAAGGACACTGATACGGCGGAGGCCGGTTTTGCCGCAGTTTTTTGCAAAATTCAAAGACATCGAAGTCCAAGCCCATTTTGCAAGCTTTTAGTCTATTTTCCTCTACAAAAGTAGGAACATTGCTTAAGTTCTTTATGCAATATTTATTGAATGAGTTATACACATTGTAGGAACAAATTATcagaaattaattttgattttatcatAAACACGAAAGTGAAAGgcgcaaaattatttttaattttttgtttgacttCGTGGTTTACTTGTCAAATAGTGGTGGCCATTTTGGCAAAGGCGAGCAAACTATGCCTCGATATCTTAGTCGATTTTTACCTCTTGTGCTAATGACAAAAAGTCATTAAGCCTTGATGGTCACAGAAATAAGCACAtctatacatacaattttcactGCTTATTAGCGATACGTTTACTCTTCTGTAAACGTTTTGTATTGGCAGTTCGAAAAGTagagaaataaaagtttttagtaacATCGACTAAAAGTTGACATTGCCACCCAAAAAAATGTTCTACTTAATAATATAGAATTTTCAAGAACATTCTACTTTATGAATTAAAAAGTCAGCTGTCAATTGTTGTCGATAGTTTGTTGTTGTGAGTGTGTTATTAAAAAACGCAAAATCTTTTCCGGGAAGTGTAATCCAAGATATTTTTACCGAAGTAGTGGGATTTGACAACTAAAGTGAAGATGGATATATATGGTTATCCAGGTTTTCCGTATAATCAGTCGGATGAAATGGCGAAACAAATGTTTGCACATCAGGCATTGGCTTCGTCAATTCCTTTCAACCGTGCGTTAGCAGAGCCGCATGCCATGCCTGCACCCACGGGAGCACCATGGAATGTTCAGGGGTTGCCCTGGGGTATGTCGTCACCGCCTCAGCTGGTACAGTTCACTGGTCAGCACCTGAACTCAGAGCAGAAGATCAGTCCTGTAATCCATTGCAAGAGAAAGAGTTTGGATGTAGAACCAGTCATGTAAGTATTCTGTTGGGCGAATTTTGTTAAGTATACCTCAATATTTATgatagtgtaaataaataccCATGCTAGTGGAATGTGTCATTGTTTCAATGGTCATTTAACCCTACTTTGCTCATTATTGGCGTATATTTTCTTTGTCCACCTCACCAGCCACTATTATTTAGGCCTGCCTTACATTCATTTGCTTAACTAAAGCGCACGCTTGctagttaaaagaaaatatctgAAAATGGTCATCGGAACTCCAGACTTACATACCATACTTGTTACAGTCCAGCAAAACAACTGATAACAGAAGAGAAAATGGCCGCCCACCTGAACAGCCTCCACATATCGTCAGAGTACACGCCACATGCACTAGCCAGCGATGAAGTCATGGACGTAGGCATGGAACCTGTTACTGAGAAGCTGAAGGGTCACACAATAGTCTTGAGCGAGGAGTTGAAGAAGTTGCAGGAGGAGCCTCTGTTACCTGCCTCTCTTATTGAAAGgtgagatattattttattcctaaGTTCCAAGGTTAGCTCAGGAGATGGGGTTCGTCAGAGTTAGAGACAAGTTAAAAGAAGGAAGCTAGGCTTTTTGTcctgtgaaaaaataaatacacaggGCTTAATTTCCAAATATGTAACAAGAACATAGTGGCAACACAAGctttaaaaaatgaaatgtaGCTTCTGTTGAcagtttcttcttctttcgtgtcaatgacatgtcttatagtgagactacactttgtcagcctaATATGCCACCACAGCGAAACAGACAGTTTATAAAGCTCACATATAACTTGTCTATTGATAATACACCGTAACA encodes the following:
- the LOC110370772 gene encoding uncharacterized protein LOC110370772; its protein translation is MDIYGYPGFPYNQSDEMAKQMFAHQALASSIPFNRALAEPHAMPAPTGAPWNVQGLPWGMSSPPQLVQFTGQHLNSEQKISPVIHCKRKSLDVEPVIPAKQLITEEKMAAHLNSLHISSEYTPHALASDEVMDVGMEPVTEKLKGHTIVLSEELKKLQEEPLLPASLIERLEKPHMSLVVWKPRESILEKLKDDEKKEEEKQPKRRNGVLVPAHQTVSEDIEM